From the genome of Podospora bellae-mahoneyi strain CBS 112042 chromosome 2, whole genome shotgun sequence:
ATGGGGGCAGGCTGGACGACGGGTTCGTAGTATTCCGTCTCCTTGCGCCAGCGTTCAATCTCTCCGCTGTACCTGTCGTCGTCACGGTGGTCACGCTCCTCAATCCGGCGTTCtaccacaacctcaccgccgTGGGAATCCCGGTGCTCGACTCTCCTCTCCACTCGGACTTCAGTCTGCTTGTCCTCATCCCAGTATGAACGGCGTTCCCAGTCACGAGGAGTCCTCGGTGAGAAGGCATCTTCGCGATCGCGCTCGGCTCGGACAAGTTCCTTGGACTCGTAGACAACTTTGGGGCGGTCGGTGATATCCTGACGCCAATACTCGTTGTTCCGGTCATCTCGCTCCACAACCTGTCTCTCAACCACGGTGCGGGTCCGGTCATAGTCCCGGTcatcccgctcccgctcgATAATGCGCTCCCGCTCCACAACAGTGTCCCTGTCCCCGCCGCGATCGCGATACTCGGTCCGGTCGACCCGGATGAAGTCGTCTCTGGGCTCgcgctccctctcccgctcgATTACCTCACGGCGCTCTACATAGGTGGCGCTGTGAGGCGACGGCTCGAAGGCAGAGCGAGGACGCTCGGGAACGTACACTCTCTCAACCCGACGGTCGACCTCGATGTGGTCCTCCCGATCCCGGCCTACACGGCTGCCGCCACCATATCGGCTGCGGcgatcctcctccacgacctcGACATCGCGCTCACGCTCGCGCTCCACCCGATCAGTCTTCTCCACTGAGACCGGTCCAACTTTGTACCGACGCACTGTGGTTCTCTTGTAGCCCTCATCGTCGGAGGGCGACGTGTCCCGGGCGTAACGGGTCTCGCGGTACACCTCGGGCATGGTGGGCGAGTTTGGGTCGGTTTTGGGTCACACCCAAGTGGTGGGTAGTAGCGGTAGTAGTGGGAGTAGTAGTATGAGATACGAAACAAAACTCGCGATGTGGGTATCacgaaaaaagaagaaaagactAACAACAAAAATGTGGAAAAGTTGCAGAGAGATTTCCAACAAGTGGAAAGGAAGGGCGGggtgggaagaaaaaggctgAGCTGTTGCTATAAGAGAGCGAGCCCGCAAGGTGGGATGTGGACCGaaggaaggagatggagggggggcacTGGGGGCTGGGCAGTGCGCATGCCTTGTCAGCGACGGGGGAGAAGCCAGACCTTGGCCCTGCAACACCTGCATGCATTATGGCGCTGTAAGCAACTGTAACTAAAGTGACTTATTACGCAGGGCAAGGAAACCGTGGAATATTCGCTGGAAACCCAATCGAGGCGCAGTTGTGGGCTCTCTTGCGAGGTATTTCGGCCGTGTACCTGACATTCTCCCCTCTTTGACCATGTATCACACGATAGGCTCTCCCAGCTATCTCTTAGATGCCGATGTTGGTCTGCAACCCAGGTCGAGCTTTGTTGGCGCTTCCGCCATGTTGGTCAGGGGCAACGGCCTATGCGAACAGACTATACCATGATCCTCTTCTCCTAAAAGAAGGCAAAAGAAAGCGGCGGTGCGAAACAACGGAAACGAAACTTTGCGCCATGCGCCGTTGGGAGAGCAGAGCGGGGTCCTGAAGAAGACGGTCACAAAATGCGGCCTCGTTGAGTGAGATATGACTGCCTAGTGTGGAAAGAGACTGTGTTCTCAATGGCCTGCGCCGCTCTCATGTCCAGTTGGACCAGTCCAgcctctcttctttttctcggAAGAAAAATCCAACCgcacctccatcatcaaagcCGACAGCAAGAGGTTCTCACACAGCGGGATATCTAATGTGATCCAATATCGAAACTACTGCGAGAGCAATGACCAAGTCCCAGCCTATGAAACCACCATGCAGCCACACCTTCTCTGCATTTCTAGCAGCAGTGCTACCCGTCTGGTCACACTGCCTGGGAATCCAGACGAATTACCTCATGAACCCAGTCTAATCAAGATTCAACATGATCGAGAGAGGTGCGAGAGTCCATCATCCTGGAACCTTCATCGCATCGTGTGTGCCGGCTTGGAAGCTTCTGGGTCCACGCGCGTTCCTCGTTTGACCGGGTGGCCCCACATGAGTTCACTCGAACTGCGACCATGGGACGGCAAAACGAACGGCAGCTCAGGATGAACCCAGCCCTGTGACTCGGTCGTGATATGGGAAAAGGTGGTTCAGGCGGTGAAGGGGGGTGAGATGACTGTTAAATTCCCGTCGGGAGGTTCATCGCAACAGGAGCAGCTGATGGGATGTTCCGTCAGttacccctcccccgcgctGCAGTTGACTTCTCGTCCAGAGGCTTTACATACCTACATCTAATAAACTTGCAGTCAAACAATGCATTCCATCTTCTGCAGGATGAAAAGATTGATCCCCACAAGAGTGAATCTCCAAAATACCTGCGTGAATACTGCAGTGACTGCCTCTTTGCCTGACAATGTGTCGAGgcccaaaagaaaatcaCAGCAAGTGAGAACCGCGCGGGTCAGACATATTTCGTCATCTGCCCCACTGCCTGTGAAGCCAAGGCTACAATGCCAAGATGTCTTTTTTAGCGTCCTTTTGGGTCTCACTCACTAACATATCGCTTCCACGAAAAACAGGCTGTGAGTTGAAATCTCTACTTGTGTGATGCCGTGGCAATAAAATCCACGAAACGAAACACAACTGCTCCATGAGAAGAGGCCGCTCTACTCCGGCCGATTTGACCATCGGGTCTCTCGGTCTCAGATCCTCAGCTCCGAATGACcgtcttcttcaaccccgGAGCGGCTCGGGTGGCTGAGTGAGTACTAGGCTGAGGCTGAGCTTGCTTCTCGATACATGACCGTTAGGGGCCATGGCAAGGTATTAAAACGGCTCGTGATTGGGTGTCTTGTAAGTTATGGCCAATCTATGTATGGACCAGTCTTCTATCGTTACATGACCATACTTGTACCAACTGTAAGTGAGCCGGTATCCCAAGCAGAGCCTCATGTACTGTGGGACTATGGTCGGAGAAGGATGACACCAAGGTGACCGTCGTTCTTTTGATATCAAGTGGCCTGAAGCGTATACTATAGACAAGAGTGGAAGCGGCAGTTGATGGGACCTTGACATGCCGTGCTATGGGGTACTGCGATCTAGACATGGAGAGCTGACGAGTGATGGCTATTCGACATCGTGGATTAGAATAGGAGTGCGATGGTGAAGGGCTTGATCGGTTCGTACTCGTCGTGTTGATGTTGTATTCCGAAGGCGAAGCTCTCGTCGTCGATAGATTGGCTCATAGTTCCGCAAACCTAAGACTGAGGTTAATCGTAATTTGTACCCTTGATCTCACATTCATGGAAGCTCGAAAAGTCACTGCCAAGCACGCACAAAGCTTGATCATCAGACTTGTCATATTCCCATTTGATGTGGCGAGGGTAGTCCTTCAACTAACCGCCCAAGCCGCAACCAAGCTTGCCGTGGAATCAGGGCTCTTGTTGAGGTACCATCGGTGTCGAGCCCGCAGTCCATGAAACTGCCAGAGGCCGCAAGACCGAGCCCATCCCACTTTTGCTTAAACACATCTCAATTTCCCGTGTAAGCTACGCCGATGAACCAGAACCCTTGATATCAATGCACCCATCCCAATGGTCGTGAATGCGATACGCCGTCGCAAAAGATCCAGGCAAGCTTTGGAAGTACAAAGGGAACCCGAGGAGTCAAAAACACGCCTTGCCGATATTGACCGTTTAGTCGAAGAGACCGAAGCCCATGTCATCGTCggactcctccttctctgtAGCAAGTTGTTAGCACCATATTCAAGAGCATATCGGGCCGGAAGCCCAGGGTGGGAGTACtgaccctcctccttggcctcctcgggagcggcctcagcagcaccgccagcggcagcagcagcgccaccagcagcggcaggggcggcaccaccaccggagCCGACGTTGGAAAGAAGGTCCTTCACATCCTTGCCCTCGAGAGCCTGTATCACAGCAAAACAACCCAAGTCAGTCATCTAATCGTCTCGTGGCCGGATGCCCGCGTTCGGAATGCGTAGTTCTCGGTGTTTCGTACCTTGGCGAAAAGGGAAGCCCAGATAGGCTCGACATCCTCAATGCCGGCGGCCTTGATAATGGTCTGGATCTTGTCGGCCTATTTCGCAAGTCAGTCGCTCATTCCGCCCAAATCGCCCCGTAAATCGCAGAATTGCGCGGGGCACCAGAAGATTCTCCTTACAGTGATCTCAACACCGTCATCGGCGAGGATCAAGGCCGCATAGGACGTCGCAAGCTCAGCGGTAGACATTTTGAATGTGGTTTGTCGAGACGGCAAGGTGCTGATGCTCGAAGGACTTTTTGTCGTGGGATGTCGAGATACCGAAGCTTGAAATTCGCGAAGAGGAGAAATTAAGAGTTGTGCGCATGACAAAAAGAGAATAGCGTGGCCCTACAGCTGGCAGGTGTGCAATGGTCATTGCGCAGCTGACCGCCGCCTGTCGGTCTTGGAGAGCAAAAGTGGATATTCGTCAAGGTGCCCGGCTGGCAACGGCTGGAAGAAGTCGCTGTCCGGGCTCTCTCTGATTGGCTTGGGCAGCCATCCGCTGTGGCCTGCCAGGAACCCCAGTCGGGCCTTTGATCGATCTACTTGCTTAGACCAGCCCCGCCATTGAAGCTCCCCTCTGTTCCCCCACCACAACTGACGTCGCGGACAGGGCCTGCACGTCGTCCAGAGGCTGAATTCCAATCTAGACCGTTCCTCTTGCAAGCAAATAAACACCACATGGGCGCAGTTGCATCGAATTCACCCATTCTCGTATGACCGAATACGATAATTGACTTTCTCTGATATCCTTGTTCACCACGTAGCCGAAAGAAGTGCTGCCAGTCGTGCGGCGCAAAGAAGTGGCCGGTTGGACAAGAGCAAGGTTGGCCAGGGCAGGagatcaagctcctccagaTCCCGGTGGGTTTTCCAGCGAGAGCTGTTTCCTCGCGAGCTTTTGCCACTGACCATCCGTTGCCCACTGTCAGCTGGGAATACATATAAGCCATCATCGGCCcttctcttttgtttgtACCGGCCAGTCCACCTAgtcttcatcaacacctTTTCTCAGTTCACCTTGCACCCAAGATGGAGACCCCAGCGATTCCCATGCCCAACGATGCGCGGGAGCAGGAGATTCTGCAGAAGCTCACGGCTATCCGGGATCAACTGCTGCTCCTAAAGATGGACCGAACAAAGTACATTCGGAGCCAAGATGTCATGGTGCATTACCAGGAACTGGTGGAACAAGTCAAGCTGCTGAACGAGGTCCGAAAAGGGGCACATCCAGGGGAGAACAGACGTATGCGAACCACAACATCGGCGGCCACGGAGTGCTTCGTACTAACATCTGCGCGTAGTCGACAAGGTGCTCGAGAGCTGTTTCCAACTCATCTCCCTTTTCTTTATGACGATTGGGCGAACAACCGACGTTCCCGCCGCCTATGCCCTGACCTCGACTGTGAAGCGACTCCTCGATCATCTCACAGAAGCCGGTCTCTTCTCGCCAAAAGATCTCGACAGCCTTTCGGATACACTGGGAAGGTTGGATGGGATCTTGAAGAACGCGAACACACAACATTCACCATACCTGGTCGAACTCCTTTCCAAACGCGAAGAGCTATGCAAGACGATGCTTGCAAAGTTGCGGGAAAagctggacgagctggaTAAACCTTTGCAGGCCATCTATGAGAGGTTAATATCTATCATGAGATCAATGTCGCttgccaacaccaagacaaAGTTCGCCACATCCGAAGTCCAGAAGCTGCAAGCAaagctcaaggagattgAAGAGTCCAGAGTGGATGGCAagtttgttgatgaagaagggaACGAAATCCGTGGCAGCGACCTAGTCTCAGCACTTCTGGCGAGGTGTTTGAGGTGGTCAGATATCGTGTTGGAGAGGTACGTCATGCGCCCTTCAATAATGAGACGCCCGAACTAACGCAGACGATCACAGAAAGGGGCAAATACCTGAAGCTTTCAGAACAAAATACGAGATTCTCACCGGTGTGCGCAACGATCTTGAAAAGCTTTCCATCACGCAAGCGTGGTCCCTCCGAGAAACCGATTTGTACGATTTCCAACGAGAGCTCGACAAGATTGACGAGAGTAGGGTGGACGGGAACTGggtcgacgacgagggcAACCCTGCCGAACTGTACGTTCAACGAACGCTGCTTTACCTCATCAGACGCAGCTACGGCTACATTTATTACCTGATGAACTCGTCTGAACCAGTGTCAGAGGCGTTGTTACCGGTGTACAACCAGTTGCAGACGTTGAAGAGGTGTCTGGTGGAGGTCAAAAACTCGGGAGGCGTGAGCTCGGTTAGGGAGTTATATCCTTATAGCATGAAGGTGTGTTGCCCTGTGTTATAATGTCCCAACTTCCTAATTACTGACAGTCGACAGCTTAATTCAATCGACAACATGCGCGTCGATGGCAAGTTCATGGTTGGCAACGACATTCCAGAGGGACAGGGAAGTGTCAGTGAGCTGCTGGCTGAGTGCTTTGACCTCAGCTACGAGCTCAGGGTGGCCGCGGAAGAACTGGAAGATGGCAGTGCTGATAGCTAGCTGGCCATGTTCGTTTCGGTTATATGATATTTCGGGTTTTTGGGAGCATGGTTTTGCGCCAAGATATGTTGCTGATGTCGTTATGAACGGGTTGATGACAATAATTGGGTGTAATCGTACCCGAAGCTGATTTTAGAGCACTGGTATTTATGGCGTGCCATAATGGATTTTGAGGTTTGACAGGAACAGCCGCCATAGTTTTTACTTTGGGTCATTTGAAGAGTTTCCTAGCGAGCTCGGGATTGCAGTTAGACCATTGGTTCCGACATGAATTAATCATATTTGATCTATCGTGGTCTCAGGGGCCTATTGTATTGAGTGTGTGATTTTAGACGAAGAATTAAAATTCCGGCGCAACACAGTCATGGACATCATCAAATGCAcactctcttctctctcttctccccaccACATACACCAACTTCCTACTGCTTGGTATTAGGGTCAGGGAACTTTTCGTCCTGTCCAGGGACTGGGAACCGGAAGGCGCAGAGGAAGGGCCACATTTGGGCCTTTTCCCATGCTGTTAGCACGATCATGGTAAGGGTTGAGAGAGAAGGAAACTTACATTCTCCACATCCCAGACTCCCTCCTTGGCGTAGATGTCATTTCTCAAcacctccttgatctcctcccgGGAGGCGGCGCTGATGACGATGGTGCTGCCTGCGAAAGAGAACTTGGTCGGGTCAGAACCCTGGGGGGGCTCGTTGAGGACGGCACCGCCCATTTTGTAGAGGCCGGAATCGACAGCTGGTTTGAGGCCGCCGAAGTGTTGACTTTATTTCATTAGTATCCGGTAACTtggtgagaggaggggagggaggaaacATACGGCCGGACCTCGAGACGCTTCTCATGAGCACCGGGGAAGTCggggatgacgacgagcCATTCTACCTTTTTGGGGGCTTCGGTGGAGGACATTGTTCTGATGGGTTGCTGTTGAAATCTAATAGGTGATATAATAGAGGAAAAGGAACCAAAACTAGGTTTGCTGGTTGGGGGcttggaagaaagaaaagcaagTCTGTTAAAGGTTGAAGCTGCAAATGAGCGCAGGTGAGGTGATGCCATAGGTGGAGTCGTATTTGACTTGATAGATACACCGATTGCGGCCGGCGGAGGAATATGCAAGTTTGAGAGAAGGAGCGGACGATTTAGTATGCACCGAATGGGTTGAATTAGTGAGCAGCTTGCGGTTATGGGCGGATATGTACCGAACTGCGGAAAGTGATACCTCTCAAGAAGGAAGTGGTGCCTCTTCCGAACGAATGCCGACGATCGCCGCAAGGGGTTGAATTGGCGGTGCGGGGCCGCCGCGGGGAAGTTGTGTGGTTGTCAACTACGGGTACAGCCTACATGAAGGTTTCTTGGGCCGAGAAGGTTTGATTTAGGTTGTTGATTCTGGTGATCCTGCTAGCTTGGGACTTGGCACTGAATTAGGCAGGTTTGTTGGATCACTGGATGATGTGTTGAAAATCACTTTCAAGGCGCGCCCTTGAAATGTTGACTTGGATGGTGACCACACCTATTCAGTACACGTATGGGGGTGTTCAGGGGTAATGAACCTAACCTACCTTGTGAAAGAACGCAAACATACATCAAATGAGGAGGGTGACTTATTTTGAGTATCCAGTTAAGAACATAAACCATCGGCTTTCGAGACACAGTGTTGCCCCTCCATTATCGCTTCCTATCTAGACGCTGGCAGCATCCTCATAAGATTTATGACAAAAGCCTAGTTGGCAATGATGACAGCACTGGGCACAAAACCGGCCTCCTTCAATGTCAACCCAAAGTCCACGCCAGCCTCGAATGTCTTCCGTGGGAAGTTGATCTGGAAGCTCTGCACAGGAACACcagtctcctcctccacagcgTGAGCCACCTCGAACAAAGTCGTTTCGCTTGGGTAGGTCTTCATCAAGTTGCCCTTCTGCTTGGTCTGAATCCTGAGACGAGCAGTGGTGGCGGACGAGCCTGAAGCAGAACTACCTCCCAGAGCAGACAATGGGGCGGCGGGAGCCACAACCGGGGCTTGTGGTGCTCTACCCTCGCGGAgagccttggcctcctcctccttgcgcTTTCTCTCTGCCTTGTCGGCCTCGATCTTTGCCTTGATGCGCTTCTTGGCTTCGGCATCGGCAATCTTCTcttgcttcttcctctcggcctccttgattCTCTCCTTGCGCTGAagctcctccttgagctcTTGGGAGTCCCTGGTGGCCTTCATACGAATCTGCTCATTGCGCTTGGCGgtttccttctcggcctcagACTGGACGGCTCTC
Proteins encoded in this window:
- the ALTA12 gene encoding 60S acidic ribosomal protein P1 (EggNog:ENOG503P5HS; COG:J), which gives rise to MSTAELATSYAALILADDGVEITADKIQTIIKAAGIEDVEPIWASLFAKALEGKDVKDLLSNVGSGGGAAPAAAGGAAAAAGGAAEAAPEEAKEEEKEESDDDMGFGLFD
- a CDS encoding hypothetical protein (BUSCO:EOG092629ZN; EggNog:ENOG503NUHI; COG:S), coding for METPAIPMPNDAREQEILQKLTAIRDQLLLLKMDRTKYIRSQDVMVHYQELVEQVKLLNEVRKGAHPGENRLDKVLESCFQLISLFFMTIGRTTDVPAAYALTSTVKRLLDHLTEAGLFSPKDLDSLSDTLGRLDGILKNANTQHSPYLVELLSKREELCKTMLAKLREKLDELDKPLQAIYERLISIMRSMSLANTKTKFATSEVQKLQAKLKEIEESRVDGKFVDEEGNEIRGSDLVSALLARCLRWSDIVLERKGQIPEAFRTKYEILTGVRNDLEKLSITQAWSLRETDLYDFQRELDKIDESRVDGNWVDDEGNPAELYVQRTLLYLIRRSYGYIYYLMNSSEPVSEALLPVYNQLQTLKRCLVEVKNSGGVSSVRELYPYSMKLNSIDNMRVDGKFMVGNDIPEGQGSVSELLAECFDLSYELRVAAEELEDGSADS
- a CDS encoding hypothetical protein (EggNog:ENOG503P7TG; COG:S); this translates as MASPHLRSFAASTFNRLAFLSSKPPTSKPSFGSFSSIISPIRFQQQPIRTMSSTEAPKKVEWLVVIPDFPGAHEKRLEVRPQHFGGLKPAVDSGLYKMGGAVLNEPPQGSDPTKFSFAGSTIVISAASREEIKEVLRNDIYAKEGVWDVENAQMWPFLCAFRFPVPGQDEKFPDPNTKQ
- a CDS encoding hypothetical protein (EggNog:ENOG503NZ27; COG:O); this translates as MTTADLDVLLSMGFEQARAEIAAKKTGNLQQALDWLEANQDKSLEELQAQNQASAEDEDEDTTGANIPSGETAKSLVCNECGKKFRNHDQATFHATKTDHQDFSESTDEIAPLTEEEKKARLEELRQKLAAKRAVQSEAEKETAKRNEQIRMKATRDSQELKEELQRKERIKEAERKKQEKIADAEAKKRIKAKIEADKAERKRKEEEAKALREGRAPQAPVVAPAAPLSALGGSSASGSSATTARLRIQTKQKGNLMKTYPSETTLFEVAHAVEEETGVPVQSFQINFPRKTFEAGVDFGLTLKEAGFVPSAVIIAN